The genome window GATGGCCAGACTGGTGCAAATGTGGCCACACGATCTGTACGCCACGTGCAATGGAAGTTTCTTGGTGTCTGAGGTTCATCATCATCTTCCAATCCCAGATACCCTAGGGGCTCTCAGCATCCCTTCTGTAGGATACCCTACCTTCAGCTGCTCTTTCTAGCATCTTCCTTCCTCAGCAACCCCTGAGCCCCACACCCAGTCCCTCCAAGCATATCACTATCCACAAGCCTTCTCctcccgttttttttttttttggtaacagcttAGCCATATGCTTTTAACTGCCTCAAAATCCCAAATCACTTCTGCATGAAAATTACCCTGAAAAGGAAGCTTCCATCCCACTGTGGCAACTTGGACAGCGACAACTTGGATGAGAGcaagaaagataagaaagatgCTGTTGCTGTGAACCTCTAGCTATTTCCTCCTTTAGAGAagaacaagcaaaaaaaaaaaaaaaaacaaaaaaacccagaaccaGAAAAGTGATTGACAGTCACTTAGGAACTTTAGAAGTGGTGATTTATAGTCAAGAGGCAAAGTCTGAGTCCTGATTCTGCCATTAGCTACACATTATCCGGCCTATTGgcattatctgtaaaattagggCTAAATGATTTCTCAGGTTccttcagttttctaattttatgttatttctatTGTCTGAAGTCTTCAAACTCTAAGAtactgaaagaaggaaggaagactttACAAGCTTTGTTTCACTGTCATAGTAGAAAGGATTTTAAAGAATCTCAGTAGAGAGAGTAAGAGAGGTCTCACATCCTGGCCATGGAGATGGCATTGAGGCCCAAGACAGAATTTTAAGTGAATTGTTGCTTGGCACATAAGGAGCTTGGAAGTCTCAGCCCCTGTGAGGCTGCTGTGTGGAACACAtccatatatcaaaaatatatcactgtttttcatttgtaatctTGTTAACAACCACATGAAGTGAAATCTTTAGCTTTCTGTGAAAAGCAAGCCAGCTCCTAAAAAGGCCAGAGCTAAGAAAGTGagtttttaatcagaaaatagACGTTTGGGGTAAGTTATAAGGGCATCTTATGAAACCAAGCAAATGGGTTCTCCATATGCTCTGCTAAAACAAGACAAAGTGATGTTTGAAACTGATTTTGCTAGTGATTTGGCCAGTGAATTATCTTCTCAACTGAAAGAGAGAACttaaaaatttagagaaatttttatcataaaagctTTACAACTTATTTTAGCCCTAATCGTTAGAATCTGAAGTGGTTGCTTAATTTTCCAGGTTATAGTTTACTGCTTTTTCAGGGACAGCAATTTACTTTCATGATATTTAGGGATTTACTGAACTTTCAAGATACCCTTTGAATGTCCATAATCTCTTCAAATTTACTGTAGATAAACTCAGTAGTGAATTCTAACTGATTTTAAGGCCTTATGCCATGTATTACAAGtgcttatttgttcattcactatTTCTTGAAATAATCCTAGCCTGGGTTATTAATGTTACACAATGGAACTATAAAGCCCTTCATTGTTCTTATAGGAATCTGATATTTTCATAGAACTCAGAAAATAACCTTTTTGTTCAAAACCAAGCCATggcagcaaaataaataagtaaataaataatttttaaaaaaacttatcaaattgcTTCATTGgacagataaggaaaataagatCCAGAGACATTAAAGCAACTTTTCCAAAGTCAGTTATTTCATAGAACGGTTTCCCTCTGCACTTTCCATCccactttggttttcttttccgtTACCATGAAGCTACGTAAAGAAGTCCAcaacaagaaacagaaagacaggaaagctcgttcttcattttatttgcatgtccCAATGACTCATCCCAAATACTAAGTTCAAAAGAAAAGCTGCAGGTCTTTAGTATTAGCACTAGTTCATGGTAACAATCATTCCTTTTATATATCTAGCTTATTTTACCcttcattttaaattgtaaattaaagcatatatttttacatgtttatatacaaaaaacttcaaaaacaaattaatccTAATGTTGGTTCAAGAGGTTCCAATTTAGAAGTGGTATAGTACTATGAAATATACATCCTCTTCCAAAAGTCTCTCAGGACTTGCTGAGTTTCAAATATTCATTCACAAATGGTTCCCAGTTAAGCTTAATGAACTACACACTTCATTTCTGAGTAAATCAGAGGAAATATTACAGAACACGCTTTGTACAAGACAGCACCACTACGGAGAAAGGCTCGGGGTTTTGTAATCCAAGGTTCtgatttaaagcaaaaatatatggCATAGACTGCAACAGCAAAGAAGTGTCCAATTAAAACCACAGGGTTAGGAGATAAtctgtaatagaaaaaaatacatattgataGGTTAAGacccagaaattaaaatttactcCAAAGGTTCTAACTATCATCTATAGAGCTCAACACAcattctacattttaaaagactttacaAGCTTATGTCTGCATGTTAAATTTGATGGTAggagcaaatatattttttttcacaagGAACTACATAGAATATGTCTCTTTCAGAGATGCCAAGTAACTCCTCTCACTCCAGTTTACATAAGTCATATATATTTTGAGCTGTTTTCTTTCAATCATCTTGAGATCCCAGGATCAAGTACCTAGATGGTCTGGCCTGTTAGAGTCTAGgtttttttctagttcattgCCTTAACCACTCGGCCACAACTATAGCTGTTAGAgtctaggttttttttaaaacatatcgGTATTGACATTCGGCTTATAGATGAATGAGAAATGACTCAAAGAATTTCACTTTGCAGACTTCCCGAGAATAGTTCCACACATGTCTGCACTGTCAAAACTGAGTTACATGAGTCTTTGTACttcaatttaattattaaattcaaatttctcaATTATTCATGATTCCCACAGATCACATCATGTAGATAAAGCCACAGGCAAAAACCAAGTTTATACTTTTTAATCAAGGGTTATAGCCTCTACTTTTAATCAATGCTGTTTCCTAGAAGTAAAACAGTATAAAATgttgccttttttcctttctctgggccACCTTCTGATTGGGATACTAATggataataaaatgacaaaatgtatAAGGAAGAAAGATTTGCAATAATTGAGAAACTGAACAGTCTTAAGAAAATCTGGAATATTTGTTTCCTCTATGCTATCAAAACAACTTACACAGAAAGCAGCCCAACAGGACCAGCAACACATTCTCCACCaagtttgaaataaagaaaacaggctTTTCTTAGCTGATGCAgggaatctaaaataaaattttaaaattacactcaatcaaaatatttacacatttatgtTAGGGTGCTAATGAtatgtcaggaaaaaaatgatgaaaatctaACAAATACCAAGCCttacagataattttaaaatatctagtcCTAGAATTTCAACAACCaggatttcttttaaattccatAATCAGTATTATGAGAGtagtaatataaatatgaataaacttTTTTCTGTTAGTAAATAATTACTAACATTTAGGTCTCAGAAGTTAGagttattttaagttatttcctTGACTTTGTTGTTAATTCACTAAATGACACAAAATACTTTGTaaactgtttttattataaaaacacaatTCTAAAAACCAGATTCCCAGTCTCTACAATGCCCAACCCatctaagaaataaattatcaagtaaaaaaaatagctgtgaatagtaataaataaaaatgccttaTATCTGTACAGTTTGTAATACTTTTCAAAGTAACTCATTAAACCCTCACAACATAGTATAATCAATAACCTTTTTAACAGTTTAGAATCAATGTTCTTTTTAGGTATGCCTagatttttctttacagtttttttttttttttaaaggatgcaATAGGTAAACTTTTGTTCCAATAAAGTTCTTTCCACCTCCAATCAttcacaactttttaaaatggtgTTTTGTTGGTTGATTTAAATTCATAATGTAAGAACTCAAGACCTTAGAAAAGCTTAAAAAGAGCTCAGAAAAACTCaaaatttagttctttttatttgcCCAGCCAGCCACTTTAACTTCCATACCAATTTAGCAAGAGAGACTTGCTAAATGCACAATCACAATCagtgagttgtttttttttttaaataagagtttATAGTTATAAAGGCTACAGAAAGCATTTATATTGTatcaccttttgttttttttttttttttttttgagacagagtctcactttgttgcccgggctagagtgagtgccgtggcatcagcctagctcacagcaacctcagactcctgggcttaagcgatcctactgcctcagcctcccgagtagctgggactacaggcatgagccaccatgcccggctaatttttttgtatatatatttttagttggccagataatttctttctatttttagtagagacggggtctcgctcttgctcaggctggtctcgaactcctgacctcgagcaatccacccgcctcggcctcccagagctaggattacaggcgtgagccaccgcgcccggcttgtATCACCTTTTGTAATCATAGCCAAATCACTGATCACTAGGGCCTCGGCCAGGTCATACAAATAGCTATGTTACAAATATACAAGAGTAATGGAATTTCAGTCATATTTATTCTTGAAAACCTAAAAGCCTAGTTTCATTAACCCAGCATGAACTGATTTGTACACTGCGGTGGTTGGGAGGTGGCACAGTTGCCTATCCTCCATTTCTAACATTACTTCTGCTAAGTCATGTTTTCCTTAATACCTAAATTGACCATCATCTCTCTgcaacatgaaaacaaaaataaaagcacaggaATATTTCAAATACGTAAAGGTTGAATGCATTCTGTTACTTGTGCTTTTTAACAGGGAGCAACTCTAAAAATGATTAGAAGctcatattcattttataaaatactactttaaaaagaaattggaacTAGTGTTCAGGAAGAAACAGACTATGTTGCCTTTTAATACATGGTCAAAAAGAACTTCCATCACAATATTACCACGTGGGGACATGCAAGATCTAATCTGGACtggaagaattcaaaataataaatacattattgaGGTATTACCATTAATGTTGTTTAAGGAAAGCCAGCAGCCTTTCAGACAAAGTGGTGGATACATGATGATTAGATACCAAAAATACTATTGAAGGGTGGCGTTGAAAGAACTACCAACTTGGGAGTCAGCAAACTCAGGTAACATTTTGATTTCTGGACTAATCCCtaacttttttattcctttcctgtGCTAAAAATCTGCAATTCAGTAATGTTCACTAAGAAATATCTACACTTACCATCTGTGCCAGAAAATAATTCATAAAGAGCCTGAGCAAGGATGTTCACAACAAAAGAATGAGATGTTTTTCTTGTCCAATAGAATGATTTTTtggcctgaaaaagaaaaagatcacttATTATatggtaaggaaaaaaaacctgattttatAATCCCCTCAAAATGATATTTATCCTAAGGACTATCTGCAAGTAATATTGCCTTATGTttatcatttacaaaaaaaaaaatcgtctTCAGAGCAATAGATTATATGATACTGAAGCTGAATTTACAACCCTTATGAGCAAAGAGGCCCATGACAAtccaatattaaataatattaaaataaagacatctaGAAATTCTGTAAGATTCACGGTTGCAAGTCAGGTGCTTTAAGCCCAAACAAGACGGCCTGAGGGCCATTACAAAGCACCAGGTTCCCAAGTACAGATCTCCCCATCACAGTCCCATTGCTCTTAGCCCCCAGAGAGAAATACATCTGAGACACTTTTGTCCAagaataatttagtatcttaccTGGAAAATAGCTGCATCATCATAAAGGTCAGGGATACCCTTTAGCAGTTTTCTCCACAGTTTTACATCTTTAAAAGCAACAGTCATTCCTGCACCAGTAAGAGGATGCCTCATATTATATGCATCTCCCAAAAGAAGGACACCTACGAAGAGAGGTAATTAAGATCATGACATCCTGGAGCATCCTttgagacaaaacaaaaaaagaaaaaatgactacTCTGTTGGTCTATGAAGATGATTGGCGTAAGCTAGTAAAtaggaaaaatgtgaaaatagaaggaaatgaatCATGACTAAAATCTGTTGAGTCAGAAATTCAAGAGTTGACTGAATCAATATTGTTGGGTACCTaataagtgccaggcactggggatacagtgaCAACAAAAGTATGGTCTCTGCCCTAATGAAACTCACATGCAAATCAAATGTTAAGTCCAACAATGTCAATATATTTATAAGGCctctttcaaattaaaatatgaaaatagtaaAGAATCTACAGTTATCCCAGCATAAAAAGCAAGACTtctacaagggaaaaaaaaaaaaatcaagaaatgtcAACAAAGCCTGGCAAAAATAAGCCAGAAACCTGGAATTTATATCAAGAGATCTCATTCTCACTACAATATCCAATTAATCACTGAGTTTCATACATTCTAAACCCTAGGTATTACCCAAATCCATTCACTACCTTTCATTTTACAACCCTAATTCTGGCCTTTTGTCATCACTCACATGGAATAATTAAATAACCTTACTATGTTTCAGTCTGAACTTTCCTCCAAACCTTCCTCCACAAAAATGTCAGAGTagtattcctaaaataaaaatcaaatcatgccTCCACCTTGTTTCAATCTttccaggccgggtgcagtggctcatgcctgtaatcctagtactttcagaggctggggcaggaggatcgcttgagcccagaagtttgaggctgcagtgagctatgatgacgccactgcactctagcccaggcaacagagcaagaccctatctcaaaaaaaaaaaaagaaaagaaaaaaacaaaaacaaatacttttcaaTGACCTACTGAAACTAAAAAATTAGTTCAGCAAGATTTCAAAATACAAGGTAAATATGCCAAAATCAATTGTATtcctatacactagcaatgagcAATCTTGAAATTAAGAACACAATTCCATTTACATCATCACCAAAAGGagtaaaacacttagaaataaatttaacaaaagaaatgcaaaacttaCGCTCTAAAAACAAAgtattgttgaaagaaataaacccttacatttatagtcaattgaatttcaacaagagtgccaagacaattcaatggggaaccAACAGTCTTCAACAAATGAAACTGAGACAATGGATATCCACATATAAACTGATAAAAGTGGACCCTTTCCTCACagtaaatacaaaatttaactcaaaatgggccaaagacataaatgtaacagctaaaagtataaaactcttagaagaaaaataaaggagtaaatttttgtgaccttggattggGCAAATTcttcttagatatgacaacaaaaacacaaacagcaaaagaaaaaatacactgaacttcatgaaaattaaaaatttgggggccgggcacagtggctcacgcctgtaatcctagcactctgggaggccgaccgaggcgggtggatcgtttgagctcaggagttcgagaccagcctgagcaacagtgagactccgtctctactaaaaatagaaagaaattagtcagacaattaaaatatatacatagaaaaaattagccgggcatggtggcgcatgcctgtagtcccagctactcaggaggctgaggcagaaggattgcttgagcccaggagtttgaggttgccgtgagctaagctgacaccacggcactctagcccaggcaacagagtaagactctgtctcaaaaaaaaaaaaaaaaaaaaattgtactgcAACAGATACCAtcaagaaaagtagaaagaaaaacccacagaatgagaaaaattttgcaaatcacatatctaatACAGGACTTGCACCtaaaagatataaagaactcttaaaacttaaaatttatcaaCAGTGTTGTGAAATTCTGTCTACATTTCTGTCTAGAAAATTGCCTTCTTCAGATCAAGGGCTGCCTTTTAACTATACCCCCAAAGACTGCACATGACCTCTATACACTCAGTATCAAATAACTAAATATCATAAAACTAATTTTAGTATCAGTAATGTGTTAATCCATAGTAACCAATTCTGTCCCACATGTTATTCCCAGCAGTTAAATTTAATCATGTATATGTCATTTGGAATACTGACTTCACTATAAAATAAGTCCAATAAAATAATACCTCGTTTGTTCACTtgtgaaggaggaaggaagcttGCTGGCATGGCCCTCAAACGAGAATTCTCAGTGGCTTCTAGAAATGGTTCTTTCAAGTGATCTGCAATAAATCCCGCACACCCAAATAAATGGTTTATAACATTTCAACTTCAAATTAGCACATATTTCCATATCAAGTATTAACAAATGACTACTAAACATCTGTTATGGTAGTTACATATATCCTTCgtgataaagaaataattattttactaataaaattatTCACTAAGCACTTAGCTATTCATGCTAAGGAATGACTAcgaatctaagaaaaaaaataatataaatagatatgagccagacatggtggcacatgcctacaggcctaactacttggaaggctgaggcaggaggatcacttgagcccaggatttctaGGCGGCAGTGGGCCATGaccaagccactgcactccagcatggacaacagagtgaaaccctgtctctaaaaaaaatacacatcCATACAGCTAAATGAACAAAGACATCAGAGGAAGAGTGAGGCAAATTCAGATGAGTTAAGACAAGGAAAAAACCACCCATTCTCTTCTAAATATTAACAGACAACtgtcatatttaatatttaatttactatAATCAACATATTTTTGCAGTATCAGATGAAACATACTACCAATTCACAAATAGCAGGAAGGTTAAAAAGAATTAGATTTAGAGGCATAGGCCAGctctacctctctgagctttaatttcttcatctataaaaaggaaatggTTGGATTGGctcatttctgagatacttcccagttttaaagttttgtgcTTCTACTTGTATAGAAAATGAACTGTCACACAGTTCCTATTATAATATGGGAATAGAGGAGTGGAATGCCTATGTTGAAACTATTCCATTCATACAAGGAGTAGAATCTTGGTAacgtaatattaatataaacctaCAAATGGTTTCTGTCCATGATTTCAGGGCAGTCTACTCTAACCTCTGGATGGGAAAAAAACAGTGaatatacaataaaacaaaaataaatgctaaaaatatcAAGTAATGAACAATCCTTTtcctaaatatacatatttttccacTTGAAAACTTCAAAACTGGCTTAACTGAATGAGAACTTATTGAAATATTACCATATACATGTTAGAAATGTCCTCACTAAAAACCTAAGTTTGTCTACTTCATTTCACTTCATTTCTGTTAATAACTTCTTAGTTATAAAACAGAGTGGtttcattcagtttaaaaaacaaCTTGAAAAAATAGAGTATTTAAACAAAAGGTACTCATACCAAGGATAATTTCTTATTACTCTAATCACATCATAATTGACAATCAGGGTTTCCCTtcaattttctcaaaattcttaacaattttttacatttctctatcttcctaattctcaaaaaaaaaaaaccccaaactcttTGGATCTgtgaaaaagtaatttttacaaGTGTTTTTACAAAGATGTCTAAATCTCATGAAGCCTTTGTATTCAattcaaaactaaaataatctTGAAGATCCCTTACAATGCTCATGTTCTGTGGGCAGGCATGATGGAACAGTCATGTATGAGCCAGACAGACCTGATATCAACCTTGGCTCTGCCACTACTAATAGCTTATCCTTGGAGAAGCTAagtaatctctctgagccttagttctctcatctgtaaaatgggaatgataatgcctacctcatagggtggttgtatacattaaatgaaatcatgtttgTCAAATATCttatagtaaacattcaataaatggtagctatcatTTATAAACAAGCACAAAAGCAGTTAAGTACTAAGAGATACTTCAAGAATCCCAAGACCTTAGATTGCTGTCCAGACtaccttaaaaaataatatgtatgccaatattaataattactctgAAAACTAtgctttaattattaatataataacatattgaaactatttttttttatttggtgtttgttttggttattttatgtGCTAGTTTAAACAGTTCAGCTCCAGTGTATCTGGTTGCCTGGATGCATTTTTTCCCTGCCATCCTCATCTCTGGCCTATTTTAGACACAGCTTTAGTGAGAACTGAAGACGGAGGCCTTTGTGAGATTTGTTTTCAGACTGCAGATTACAATGGGAGTAAGATGCTATTTCTTACCAGGTATTTGTGGGTAAATTTTTTCAACCATGTATTCTCTTAAATTACTTGGCATTTCTCCTCGAACATCAACAAGTACTCGAGTTTCATTGGATGAAATCTGGTAGATGAGAACTGGACTCGGATTAGCTAAAATAAGTTCAGCATGATTTGCTTTAAACTGTGGTgcattctaaaaaaataaaataaaatattttaataatgttcaaattttaagttgctttcatttttctccaattACACTCCTACAGTACCTTCATAAGTAAGCCAACAAAATGAGATGAAACAGAAACTTTATTGGAGATCAGGTGTTTCCTGAATTTGGAGAAAAGCCCATCTGCAACAACAGTCAAGGGAGCATGGAGTTCCTATAACAGAGATAAGAAATATTCAGCGAAATGGTTAGAGACACATAGCAAAAAGACcactctttaaaaatgtacatgaacatatttaaatatactatcAGATAACACAATAGAGGGTAGTTGAACATAATGCCATTGAAGAAACTGTTATGTGGGCTTAAGTACCACATGACCAATCTTTACAGACACTTCTCTGAGTCCCTGAGGATCACCTCCCTTTGCAGCCCTACCAACCAATCTGGGATTACTCTCCTCTTTGATGGACAACAGGGGAAAAACAACTACAGGCAAGCATGGACCATGGAAGACTGAATCTCCTTACAAATTCCAAGGACTAGCCAGATTCTTTTATTCTAAACTCTTCTAACTTCATatagtgcttttctttttttgtcagcAGCTAGGGCTTACAAGAAtttttgggccaggcgcggtggctcatgcctgtaatcctagcactttgggaggccgaggcaggcggatcgcttgaggtcaggagttcgagaccagcctgagcaagagcaagaacccatctctactaaaaatagaaagaaattatatggacaactaaaaatatatagagaaaaaattagccgggcatggtggtgcatgcctgtagtcccagctactcaggaggctgaggcagtaggatcgcttgagcccaggagtttgaggttgctgtgagctaggctgacgccacggcactctagcccgggcaacagagccagactctgtctcaaaaaaaaaaaaaaaaaaaaaaaggatttttgtataggccaggtgcggtggctcatgcctataatcccagcatttgaggaggccaaggtggaaggattgcttgaggccagaagttagagatcagcctgggcaacatagcaagatcccatatctacaaaaaaattaaaaatcagccaggcatggtagtgtgtgcttgtagtcccagcttctcaggaggctgaggtaggaggatcacttgagcccaggagttcagggctacAGTGATCTAGGATGgtgcaacaaagcaagaccctgtctcaaaaaaaaaaaaaaaattttttttgtacaaatgtctgtgtgtgtgtgtgt of Lemur catta isolate mLemCat1 chromosome 9, mLemCat1.pri, whole genome shotgun sequence contains these proteins:
- the SQLE gene encoding squalene monooxygenase, coding for MWTFLGIATFTYFYKKCGDFIILANKELLLCVLVFLSLGLVLSYRYRHRNGGLLGRRQSGSQFAVLSGILSALPFIGFFWAKTPPGSENKEQLQSRRHRKGTNISETTLTGAAASTLISSQSDPEVIIVGSGVLGSALAAVLSRDGRKVTVIERDLKEPDRIVGEFLQPGGYQVLKDLGLGDTVEGFDAQVIHGYMIHDQESKSEVQIPYPLSENNQMQSGRAFHHGRFIMSLRKAAMAEPNVTFIEGVVLQLLEEDDAVIGVQYRDKETGDIKELHAPLTVVADGLFSKFRKHLISNKVSVSSHFVGLLMKNAPQFKANHAELILANPSPVLIYQISSNETRVLVDVRGEMPSNLREYMVEKIYPQIPDHLKEPFLEATENSRLRAMPASFLPPSQVNKRGVLLLGDAYNMRHPLTGAGMTVAFKDVKLWRKLLKGIPDLYDDAAIFQAKKSFYWTRKTSHSFVVNILAQALYELFSGTDDSLHQLRKACFLYFKLGGECVAGPVGLLSVLSPNPVVLIGHFFAVAVYAIYFCFKSEPWITKPRAFLRSGAVLYKACSVIFPLIYSEMKCVVH